The window GGTTACATTACTTACAGGCCTAAACCTAAGTCTAGAAGAAGTGTTTTGATACTAGACAATGATCCAAGCCCCTCTATATgacccagaatgaaatgtataagttacttagtattaaataacaaataaataaacaagaacagatCACCGTACATATAGTGTTGTAATACCAGCACTCTTTTTAACTTCTCAGGcttagaataatgttattactggtaataatacagatatttcaGTGGTAATATAAGGTATACACTTTCAAAGATAGGTATGATAAGCATACAGCTCACAAAAAACAAGAAGTGGGTAAGAGGATTTATGTACCGTAAATCACTAAACAATCCAAAACAACATGTTTGtaagattggtggaagtgctgcgaccttattcttatgtttatcttctttttttctttttttttcaaaatttagctaatcaaaatggGTGTGCGTCTTCAATACCGGGAAATAAGGTAATTAAAATTCACCTTATATAGTTATGGTAATGTACAGTTTTGTCTTATTTTGTTTGCTAAGTGTAGTGACCTTTGACTGCTTTATTTCAGCCCTTCAACTTTTGCCTCATTACCTATACATAGGTTTCTTAAACTCTGACCTCCACATTTTAACCCCCTCATCAACACATAttgtatagatattttaatatgttgtgaATTATGCAATTCATGAGCTTGagatttgtttccttttacaaaCTAATTCAAATACTTAAAACTACAGTTTTGgcattttggtatttttttactttgtttttcagtagtgggtttcatattgtttttatattcaataaaagTACTGTAAAAAGTTACAATATCCATATAGCATCATAATCTAGACAAAAGTCTCATATTGTAGTTATATTTGCTAAAGTGActtatatgtacaaaaatatattttgtacacaaGAGCCACCTTCTTGGTCAAAATGTAAATGTCAgccattttgtttctgttgacCAAATTGACCTGACCTGGTTTCAAAAAATGaagttttttgtgtattttaatgagATACTGTTCAAATACTAACTGGTATCAAATAGCTTCATTAgcatttacttacttattataaatatttgttttttttgttaaagacAGCTTTTACAGTACAGAAGAATATGCCCCTCAGTggtacagcagcatgtctgcagacttacaatgctggaAACCAGGTgttgatacctatggtgggcagaacacagatagctttgtgcttaatttcaaacaaacaaaacaaggaaaacattttttttaacaggtATAATGTGTTCATTCATTTGTGATATCATCATCAAGTATACAGGTCTTAATAAAAGCAAATGATTTTGTGATACAGTCGAAACTTGTGTATGATTGTACCGACTGTTGAAGTATCACACTCATTTAACCAAAACATCTTCTTTGCTGTAAAAGTTGTAacaaatttatattgatttttggtCGCACATCAATCTTCCTTTCTTGTTGAAAACAAAAGGTAATTATTTTTAGTGCACAAAAGTCAAGGCAGTGCTTTCCTCCTCATTGTGGTATATTTGATTATGGTACATCAGTTTGCAAACGTATGTTATTGCTGTTGTTCTCTGATTATTTTCTGGTTCAAAGACAACAGAGGCAACAAGGCAGAAGAATATGGAAACAGATTTAAATCTTCAGAAGCTGTGGGGTCTTCAAACAGAAGTAGAACagaaagataaaacaattaaagTTCTTCACAAGTTATTGGTAAGTATAATGGTTTATAGAAACTTGAATCTGTAGatacttttgatatttttaacctCAATAATGCTTTATTTATCTTATGGATTTAACAAGCCTACTGAAGACAATCAGTCATCAACAACAATTGTTCCTATGTCTAGTCTTAAcaaagtatttgaatgataatggCCCCACTATTGAAAGTACAGAGCATGTTCAGTGGCATATTTTGGTTTGAACCTTGGACCTTTCAATCTACAGCTTAGCACACTAAGCCATTCCTAGCCACTTTCATAAGAAACAAACACTAGATTTCAGTCCATCTTTGAAATCATAGTAAATTAATGGTTTAGACCAGTGGTTCCTAGTGAGACCCTAAACATAGAGCCCTAAAACCTGCACCTTTGTCACAATGACCCTGCacaaaaagttttgaaaaaattaaaataataatgcagtgttaaacttttaattactaAAGTTACAACAACATGATgaataactaaattataaaaatagttatgttGGCTGAAAGATGTAGaagaaaaaatatgatttaatgcAAGCTTGTTTGTTCTAATGAACATAGTTTAATCCAATCATTACTGTAGTGTTGTTAAGTACAGTCATATATCTGTTTCTACATTTTTCAGTTGATTACTCACCTTTTTTTGGTGTTGCATCAATGAGGAAAATCTtgatttaataaagtattaaaatgtaatgCTCTTGCATTCTTataattttgttgaatttattacACATgtagtaaaatgtaaaatattgctattttatttaagaaaaccaGATCACAGTTACTAGGtttttatcttctttatattttgtgactcaagtttgtgtattttataacaataatatttaatttttgagggttttttttattttatgagtgtatgttttatttatctcaACAGCAATTACAGGAGAAATCCACAAAGCTATAGAACAAAAGTATAGATCTTTGTGgatatgtaaaaatattctgTGACATAAAATAGGACCTGATTAGTTCCTAGGACATTTTGGCAGTATAtggtgttttagtttatttgactCTTAACTTGTGTGTAAATTATGATCTCTTTACAGATTGTCTGCTATATAAATGATGTTTTTCATCTTACCACCCCTCAAACAAAGCTATATTGATCTTCTTTCTGCCTTCTAATAATTGCAAAAAATTGCTTACGTTCAGTGCTCCAGTCTATATACCCCATCAATTTTGCACAATTTTTGAACATGTACATAACATGTGACTAGTCTCCACCAACAGTATTGCACCATTATGAAAATTtccattatatttgaaaatgctaCTGGATGCAGAATGGATGAGGTACTTGATAAAAGTGAGAAGTCAATTTTCACATTGTACTTATCACACTGACTGGTTGGGTTTGTCAACCCTTTAGGTCTAAAGACTTTTGGAAGGTCTTCATTTCCACAGTTTCTCTTCTCATAAAATTCATCATGTCTTTGACTGCTAATTTTTGCCATCCTTGGAGGAGATTGTTCAGCAACTTTTGTTGCTAATTATTTGTACAGTCTGGCTGTATCTTCCTTATGTAGATATTGTCTCCCTCCAGTGGCAATTCTACACACATCAATTTTGACTGGGGTAAGAGTTAACACTTCCTctaatttatgtgtttattttcaatttcccTCATTTATACCACTGATAATGGGATTCCACTTTGTGGTAAGTGTTGCCTGGTCGAGTATGCTATACTTCAAACTCACACTATTTACTGATTGGTCTATAATTCTCACTGTAGGGATATGATGTTCCACAAGACCATTTGTGGCATACCTTGtggtgtatgtatgtgtgtagagagagagagattgcAGTAGGTTTCACTCAGTGGTGGACCATCAGTCATGGACTTCATGTGTAAAGTAGAAGGAAATTTTTGCCCATCTTTACAAAATAGAGAATCACAGACATATATTTCACTTTCTTTGGTGTTACATTCCTTCAGACCTTCTACTGCACTTGCTCCCCCTTCCCCTTTCTCTTGCAGAGCAAGGAAGTCCTCACTACTTTTCAGTTCCCATTCTCTGGGGTGGTGGACCGTGGACATTTATTTTCCTGAGTGAGTTCAGAAATTTAATTCATCATACATACTCATGATTATAAACTCAGTGAGAAGAGGACAAAGTCAGTTTCCCTTCTTCCATCTTCCCTGGATGTTTTTCCCAGATCAATAGCAGTTCCAAGTAATACAGGATCCTACTTGTAATAGTTCATTTGGAATGACACTGCCTTGTTCCTATGGTGGTGTGCAATAGAGGCTCTTCACCTTATTAATTCCAGTTGCAGGACTTTCTTTCTCTGCTCTATTGGCAAGTTTGGGATACTTTTTATGTCTCATAATaccaacaacaaaacatacatacaatGTTGATACAATTGAGCAAAAGCTCCATATCCTCCTCGTAATTCCAAATGTAGAATGTCTCTTCCTTGAATTTGCTGTTAAGTGTCTTAAGATTTCTATTTATAATACTGGTTACATATATTACCTTGTCCTTACAGTTGAGTTGTGGCAATGTCCCTAACTCATAACACTAGGTTTGGTTTATTGTACTTCTTGATCCTGTGGTGGTTTTGGGAGCTTGTCTGGTTTTGATTGTAAGCTAACTTTCTCTTCATAATTCCAGTTGCTTGATATATGACACTCTAGTTACTTATGGTTGGGTTGATGAGTGTATGTAACATGTTCCACATGCCCTAGCCATGAGTTATAGTACCTTTGTCCATCTGATTGAGATTGTGTATATACATAGCTAACTCATTTAATATTTCACTATGGACTGTACCATATTGTAGAAAACCCGTTCATTTTGATTAGTTGCTTTCTGCTTGGTTACAATGTTATGTGCCTAAACCAGCCCATCTTCCTTTGCAGTGTTGGATTTTAGCTTTGTTTAAAGGAAGGTAAGactgtatcagaagttaacatttttcttatactgaaaatgtttttctgataAGTACTTCCCACACTTTCTCTCTACTTGGTGTTTTTATTCCAGAGCCTaccaattcttgaaagtgagcATTGAACAGGAATAACAGACAGAATTAGCTGCACCAACATAGGTGACACAACACTGTTGATGGAGAGTAGTCAAATGACATGTAAATGTTCTTAAATGGCTCAGAATTGATTGGTTATATAGTCTGTTGTGCTGAGTtaaaaactttgtaacaatgcTTATAGGGTTTTGTATAAAATGATATAAGTAACTATTGgtaatatattttctgtgttagaaaaatgttaactttagtgCCTTTGACTCTAATCTGGGAGTAAACTCTGATCTCTCTACAAAGTAAATGCTTTATAGATGGTGTTTTAGTTCTTTGACTACTGTGAGAAAACTGATTAGTTGCTAAGTTGGCTATTTTGTTACttgatgttttgttgtttgtagcTCTCAGTACATTTTAATCTGTTTCTAAACCAGACAGGTGAGTATGTGGGATATTCTGTTTCTGTCAGTCAAACCTATCTGTGAgatatgttttaaacaaatgtgttaaaatatatttatgtgctATAAAGACTCACCAGAAAGATATCCTGAAACAGCAGTCAAAAGACCTAGAAactgaagcaaaacaaaaactagaCTTTCAGAAGCAACACTATGATGCTACAGTACAGAGGCATCAAACATTCATAGACCAGGTATGGCTCATCCACTCTGGAAAAATGTTTGTGTTAAGCTTATGTACTAGTGATGCTGTAGGTTTCCCAGTATCAGTTTTAAGTAAAAGCCATAAAGAGTTGGAGAGGCAACACATGATATGATAATTACCACAAGacagtgttttatattatatatcagaGTATACAGAGTCtgtgaaaatgaaaattataatatctttactcTCTCTTCTTTCTTTTAATGAGAAAATGATTTTCTAAAATAATGCACATTTCTTAACAGTTAGTTGCAAACGTTTATTAGAATGTTGCacatttctttcaaatattttttaaatgttcatttgtaaatattacacatttaatgtgaattgtttgtgatattttaataGTCAGGTATTGAAACGTTTTTTTAGAGCTACTTGAGAAGTACTGATATTTAAAATCAGTTGCTTACATACATTATCAAAGTTTCAATACAACTCATTATCATAACAAttagtgttttgttataacattagaattttaattttctgtatgagATTCTGATTTCATATTATTGTCCATTATGACTATTTCTTTAGTTAATTAGAAATAGTCCTGgaacatatgtttgtttttcttcaagaGAGAAGTGAAATCTTTCAGTCATTCTTGATTTACTTGTGAATGGAATGTCCCAATGCTTCGTTTTTTGTAGTTAATTAAAGATAAGAAAGAATTGACAGAAAAGTATGAAGAAGTATTACTGGCTTTGAAAAGTAGTGAAAGTAAATATGCTGCCAAGATTAAAGCTCAAGCTGAAAGgtaagaaaatacatattttattgtttctttcaatatcCATGCATTTGTTGGACAGTAGTGTTAAAGGTGCTATCTCACACACCTCAGAATCTTAAGATACTTTGAAATATACTTGTGATAAATATACCAAGTTAACAGTGAACATTTCTGATCTTGACTAAAATcaattatataaacttttatgtaTATCTCAAAATTTTACTGCACATGTATTCATTGAGAATCGTCGTAacgtgtacaaaaatatttaacttttagatGATACCCAAGCTTTATGGAGAGAAGGATAGCTGTGTTTTACTTATTAGATCGTAACTAAATTTTACTGAAGAATAACAACCAAGCTACACTGAAGTAGACCATAACCAGTCTCCACAGTGTAGACAATAACCACACATTAAAGGGTAGAAATCAACCAGGCATTACTGAGTAGAAAATAACCATGCTTTACTTGAGTAGAGATGACACCCACAGTATACTGAGTAGCTGACAAACAGACTTCACTTTGTGTTGATGATAACCAGGCTTTACTAAAGAGACAATACTTAGGCTTCACTTCCTGTAGACACTTACTAATGAAGCTGCACAACAgatgaaaatgtttgttaaatacttCACTTCCTGTAGATACTTAGTAAtgaagctgtacaacagctgaaAGTGTTTATTAAATACTTCACTTCATTTAGATGCTTACTAATGAAGCTGTACAGCAAATGAAAGTGTTTGTTTAATACTTCACTTCCTGTAGACACTTACTAATGAAGCTGTACAACAGCTTAAAGTGTTTGTTAAATGCTTCACTTCCTGTAGACACTTACTATtgaagctgtacaacagctgaaAGTATTTGTTAAATAAGTATCTGGATGAATAAAACCCTATTTATCATATGTTCATTGaacttttcatatattttaattcacATATCCATTAGAATTGTAAGTAGGTTTGGTATGTTGAGTAAATAACTATATGAAACAATCCActtattgataatttaaatattgcagctttgtttgtgtataaaattCTAATTTCTGGGAATATTTCTTCCCAAACTCAAGGTTTGTGCACTTACTTATGCTTATTATTTCATTGAATttagtttgataattattttactgGGATGGTTACAATATAACTTGCCTATTTAGATGTACTGTACATAGtatctgtagtttttctcttaattgTTGTGTATATTGTCACTAATATGTATTTTCcgtgtttttcttttacatattattttctgTGTCATAAGACATGCTGTAGATCTCCAGAAGACTAAAGCGCTGGCAGCAGCTAGTGAGAAGATCACTAGGGAGAAATGGATCAGCAACCAGAAGAAGAGAATAAAGGTAAACACAGAAATGTATTGCTACTGCTTATATGTGATTTATAAGTAACTATGTATTGTGCACTACTTCACCACTAGAGGAGCACTActgttttcatttagtttttagTGTTGGCCCAGTTTATGTGTGTAACATGACTACTGACGTGTCCGTGAGGGCAATGAAATAACTTCAGACAATGTATTGAAGTCAACtgattacatttttcttttgtttgtttgttaattgttgtgaacttaattattttatttaaaatagggcataaaactgattttattttgaatatacacATACGAAGTACAAAGAAAGATTTGTCTTTGGACAAAGTGTAATAGTTATATTTTTTGAGTATCTAGCAACACCTGAATAATCAGTAGTGTACTGAGGGAAGATAAAAAGTTAATGCAATgggaaaatacattaatttttaagaATGTGTTAAGTGAATGTAAGAAACCCTAAACCAAAACAGAAATGAACAAGTACATTAGTATATTCATAAAGTGCTAAAAATACATAGGTCCaaaaagtcttgataaaactgaaatagaaacccttataacccaaGAGCTTTCAAAAGGTGGGCCTTTCAAAAGCACTCgagttataagggtttctatttcagttttatcaagtgCCTTAATACATAGATAttcaaaaaattgtttaaaaaatagttCAGAATGAAGATCCATCACAtggtataaaagaaaaatatactgcTTGTAGAAATCACATGTTTTACATGTTGAAGTCTCTGTCACATGTCTTGAAATTCTTTTGGAAGAAGGTAAGACCATGAGAAataaattaagtgttttaaattacattttaattaactttaatggAAATTAAGTTggaaacaatgggctatcttagTATTATCATGGATTTCTAACTAACTGTGACCTTATACTGTTCATGTACCAAAGGCACATATGGTAATAGAATATTCTAACCATGGATAATATGAACTTTGATGTATTCCAAGACTTCAAATATATCAATTTATAATACAAACCAACACTTATCTGTATTACACCTTTCTTTTCCATAAAAACATTTGTAGATATTCATGTTAAAAAAGAACTTAACACAATATGTATGTCTTCCTGTAAAGATGTATAGAGTTTATTACTTATAAACCAAGATTTTGTTTACCACTTATTTGTATATATGCATTTCAAGCTTGTTTTCCTACATTGTACTGAAGATGTTTTCTCCCTTTATTGTTTTGTGAGATAAAAAATAACCTTTCTGATGTAGTTTATTAGCCACTATCACTACTAGTAGATAAAGACAATTtctggttattttatttattaaggaaATGACAGTTAAAGGACTTGAACCAGAGATTAAACAACTTATGAAGTCTCATCATCAAGAACTAGAGCAGATGAAAGAAGCCCACCAGATGGAGTTAATCCAGGTGGAAGAGAAAATCTCAAGTTACTATAAGCATAAAATGGACCAACTTCGGGAACAACTAAGTAGAGAGAAAGAGGATGCTTGTTTACAAGAACGGGAGCTAGCACGAGAAAGGTGTCCATATAAAGTACTTTACCAATGAGTCATCGTTGTAGAATATTCATTTGACAGACTAAATTAACCTTTTTGTTTAAAGATATTCAGATTTGTAAATGTACGTGAAAACATGAAGCATCACTTTATTAAgacattattctaataaaaaaacaacttttctttgggtttcagttttcttctttaaaactCACTCTCAGTGTGATCAGAATATCTCAGTTAGGcttttgtgttctaatttatatgtttaataacaactgattaattttaacaatgttttagaaTAAATCATTTTGTGTATTAGACAGGACATCTTTAGTGAACTGTGATGTTTACCATCTGCTCTTCAACTCAACTGATCAAGCtaattgttaaaatagttttaaatccATAATTTTGTATCTAAAgcataaaacctttttttttaatataataaaccatAATACCAGTTTGTTCTCTTGTGAAacagaataatataaatttataaatggtTAGAGTAGAGCTTATTATTTgatcaaatatatttacaatatgaagtataaaacacaaaaattatccTTTTCATATATCCAAGTTATTAATTAcacttttgtttaaaatagatgaaCAATCTAGGTTAGCCATACTTGTGGTTTACACTGATTTATTTTACTTGCATTTACTGACAGATTTGAAAAACAGCTCGAGCGAGAAGAGACCACGTATCAACAGCTCAGAAGAAGACTCCACTGCTcttttgaagaagaaaaagaacAACTGGTTCAAGAGATTAGCTGGATAAAGAAAGAACAACTGCAAAAACTGAAAGAATTAAATGAAAGAAAGCAAGAAGAAATTGTAACCTTACAAAACCAGTTCattcaagaaaaagaaaaattaaagattgACCATGAGGTTGCTATTATTCTTAGTTCTTTATTAATGTCTGATCTTAAAAGTAACTGACAGCAAGggattatttgattatttttggtTGTCCTTTCACACCCACCTTTGAGTAAAGCAAAAACTTAAACTCAccctttatttttcaataaattattaatttctttttcaaactcttataaaatataaaatgatggtCACTACTACTGCTGATTAGTAAGTCATTCCACATACAATTTCCcttgttaaaaacataaatggtttTATCTGGTATCTAGcctgtgttttttaaatattaaacttgtgGACTCTTAtactattattttcaaaatacagcAATATACTTTATGCATTATTggaattttagtttagtttttgtgATAAAAGTATATAGAAACATTCACTCTAGCTGGTCCAGGTTTCATTGgacgttttttgttgttcttactTGTAAGAAATTAGTGAAAGTTTGGTTAATTAGCAGCAACAGATTTGGACACTTTTGCATCTTATCTCAGTATACAGCTTCTCATTTTTGGTCTCCTGTTACTCATCTGCAGATGGAAACAATGGATAATCTCAGTTACTATTGGACAGGTTGTTACTTCTATGCGTATCCTGTTATTTAACTTCTTCATTGTGTCATATATTGATAGATCAGACCATTCTGTGTTGGTGGCTCTGTATTGGCAAACTTTCTACTTCTGCAACAGTTTTtggttttacacacacacacacacacatccctCCACCTCTGCCTTTTGTCTTCCATATGCCTTCATCAGCCTCACTCCAGGATGCATTATTCATCCATACCTGCACACCATCTTCACACATGTACTTTGTCTGGTCCATTGCTAGACAGTCAGGACTTTCCAGGTGCATTGCttctgtgattttttttccagtttgtCTCTTCTCTTTGACTGTTTGCCAACATTCATGGTATATATACTGCTGTTGGTCCATAAGCTAGGGTTATAACTCTTCACAGCCTACTATTCCTCACTTGTCTATTTTTTTTACATGGCTTTATGACAGAGGCCAATCAGTTTCCTCTGTGGGGAAGCTATAAAGCAGCTTTGTTTTCCACCATTTGGTTTACTGAATTTGGTTTTTTGTTCCACTATCCTGTACATTCTTGTTATTTCATTCATTCTCCATTGCTTGTCCTCCCATCCTGCTTCTCTCCCAATATTCTCCATTGCAACATTCACCATTACTTGTCCTCCCCATCCTGCTTCTCTCCCAAATTGGAACCTCAATTTTGTCCTTCTTTTTCTTAATAATCCTCCATTTGAACCTTTgttgtcatgtttattatatcACCTTTCTTTCAAGTTTATGTTCCTCTTGTTTTTGGCATGTGGATACCCTCATTCTAATGTGTTTGTAATCAAAGTTCACCATGTTTCATAATTTCTGTGTTGTCCTTTTTTCATATTGTTCCTTTATGCTCAATAATTTAGCTGCTTGGGAGAGTTTTTCTGCTTTCTTTCCCATTTTCCTTCCCTTCAAATCTCACCATTAGGAATCCTGTCTGCTGGATTATGTCTGGTGTCATTTGTAACTGTACAAGACATTATTTCATGCTTGTTTAAAACTGGGTATCCTCTTCCCATCATGGACTGGATGAGACATTCCCAATGCTACCAGGTTTTGGACTGGAGTTAAAGACCCATTTGGACTCTCCTTCTTCCTACCATCTGCTGGATGTCAGTTCCCATTTGATCAGGTTTTAGTTATGTTGGAGGTGGGCACATGAAAAGATTGGTTCTTGGTACAGAAGTATGTTTCTCTACACTACCAATTTTGTATGTGGAAGGTAGTGAACCCTCTTACTCCTGTAGACCTGATGTATAATTCCAGTTGCTGCCATCTGTTGGTTGAGGTCAAATTCTCATTTAACACATGTTGTGATCTCACCACTGAACATCCATGGATCCCATTACTGCTATGTTTTTGTTTGGAACCCTTTCGTGTTCCCACCCATTACATTTTGGTGGCATATTCCTGAAGAGCAAAGAATATAGCTGGCTCAGAAATGGTACAGTCTCACCCTAGTATATTCGTTTTCAGTTCCTTACAACTCTTTATGATCTTAGGGTGCTTCATAAAGGGGGATCACATTATCACTGTGGATTCCAGTTTTTTGTGTGAAGAAGGAAGGTATGgtattggaagttaacattttcctaaactgaaaatatatttctgataaatacttaATTTCTCTCACAATTCCCTTTCAGTGTGATTTAGTTTACTTAGTTATGACAGTCTCAAAGTAATTAACAAGTGCATTATCAGAGACAGTGCTAATTAATACAGGAGTTGTGTTGCTCTGCTATTAGTGAAGAGTTGTtgcataattatttaaatgttgacATTAAAAAAGAAGTGGGAGTTACAAGACTAGTGGTGGGCAAAATATTTGCACTGATAATGGGCAGTACTAGTCAAGAAAGTTTTTTGTGAAAGAATGTgtctattaaaaatacattttcagtttaggaaggTTTTAACTTTAACTAAAGAGGTGATAAACATATGATGCTCCACTACTATGCTGGCTTGGTGTATAAATTTAAGACTAATATTTAGAACTATGTGGGTATTAATTCTAAAAACTTggataaatttttaatttaaaaatgttcatatatatgttatttcaattcataatttgtaacacatattaattttcattgaaaataatttattactgaaGTCCCCAAGTTCCATATTTAGGTACACCCATCAGGACTACCAATTTTCATAGCTGACCAAACTTCATTAGGTAACATCACTGAGCACAGAACTGAATCGTGTCGTTAAAAGCGAGATCATTCAACTGATTGTTCAGTGCATTCTCGTCTGTATTTGTTTTCATCTTATGCTTTATTGATTTGTGACATTACATTTTTTCTACTCATTAAGTTATGTAGAATTGGATTCAATAGTTTGGTTTAGTTCAGATATACATATACGTTTTACATACTTTTCATCAGAAGACATTAATAATATGTGTAACATTTCAATGCAGTTTAAAATAAAGGCACTACAAGAGAAACTAGATAAGAAGCATGATGCTtgggagaaagaaaaaaatgaagagTTTGCTGTATTACTTGGAAAGAGAGAAAAGGATATTAAAGAACAGATTAAAATAGAAAGAGAGGTGGAAAATGAAATGGTGACAAAACATCTTGAAGAAAAGGTTAAGTTAACTAAAGAAGAATGTGAACAGGCAGCAGAGGTAAAGCTCAGGTACATCAAATGTTCTGTCGTACTTGTTCAGTGTTTCTGTAATCTCAGTGTATAGCTTGTTTCAagaaatctgaaacttacttactttaattatagtttttaaataaagcaCACAGTCAAGCAAATACTAAAATGTGGTAATAGCTTCTGTATTCTCTGATATTGCAATTCTTGATTTTGGTTTGTCATTTATCTCGAAGAAAAAATTTTACCAAAAAGTgtctaatatttaaaacattaaaaattaaccaGAAATTAATTTATCATGCAATAGAATTCAGTCActgttgtgtattttaaaaatatttcaaaataattctgcTGCTATTAACTATGGTGGGAAAATGTATTCTTTTTCAA of the Tachypleus tridentatus isolate NWPU-2018 chromosome 13, ASM421037v1, whole genome shotgun sequence genome contains:
- the LOC143237479 gene encoding centrosomal protein of 131 kDa-like isoform X5, whose translation is MEHKVLLSSVKNEKHNSKNMDLHEKDKNGYSGSTYEGVLEILDLLEQEEKECRFRVENSVDQVAQPSCEKYRSIVAYLEDIEREDQQRKCEIQSSETTEATRQKNMETDLNLQKLWGLQTEVEQKDKTIKVLHKLLTHQKDILKQQSKDLETEAKQKLDFQKQHYDATVQRHQTFIDQLIKDKKELTEKYEEVLLALKSSESKYAAKIKAQAERHAVDLQKTKALAAASEKITREKWISNQKKRIKEMTVKGLEPEIKQLMKSHHQELEQMKEAHQMELIQVEEKISSYYKHKMDQLREQLSREKEDACLQERELARERFEKQLEREETTYQQLRRRLHCSFEEEKEQLVQEISWIKKEQLQKLKELNERKQEEIVTLQNQFIQEKEKLKIDHEFKIKALQEKLDKKHDAWEKEKNEEFAVLLGKREKDIKEQIKIEREVENEMVTKHLEEKVKLTKEECEQAAEKIDTKV
- the LOC143237479 gene encoding centrosomal protein of 131 kDa-like isoform X2, whose translation is MEHKVLLSSVKNEKHNSKNMDLHEKDKNGYSGSTYEGVLEILDLLEQEEKECRFRVENSVDQVAQPSCEKYRSIVAYLEDIEREDQQRKCEIQSSETTEATRQKNMETDLNLQKLWGLQTEVEQKDKTIKVLHKLLTHQKDILKQQSKDLETEAKQKLDFQKQHYDATVQRHQTFIDQLIKDKKELTEKYEEVLLALKSSESKYAAKIKAQAERHAVDLQKTKALAAASEKITREKWISNQKKRIKEMTVKGLEPEIKQLMKSHHQELEQMKEAHQMELIQVEEKISSYYKHKMDQLREQLSREKEDACLQERELARERFEKQLEREETTYQQLRRRLHCSFEEEKEQLVQEISWIKKEQLQKLKELNERKQEEIVTLQNQFIQEKEKLKIDHEFKIKALQEKLDKKHDAWEKEKNEEFAVLLGKREKDIKEQIKIEREVENEMVTKHLEEKVKLTKEECEQAAERNESFMKERENVVDIIRQEFSADLEQLRKEKEGLAKKIQQQKQLHEQELQKLVLDLKLAKISNEETLEELDNRVRHTLSKKETVISQLSLKLEASKTRANHLEKLLEQQRQELLGT
- the LOC143237479 gene encoding centrosomal protein of 131 kDa-like isoform X1; amino-acid sequence: MEHKVLLSSVKNEKHNSKNMDLHEKDKNGYSGSTYEGVLEILDLLEQEEKECRFRVENSVDQVAQPSCEKYRSIVAYLEDIEREDQQRKCEIQSSETTEATRQKNMETDLNLQKLWGLQTEVEQKDKTIKVLHKLLTHQKDILKQQSKDLETEAKQKLDFQKQHYDATVQRHQTFIDQLIKDKKELTEKYEEVLLALKSSESKYAAKIKAQAERHAVDLQKTKALAAASEKITREKWISNQKKRIKEMTVKGLEPEIKQLMKSHHQELEQMKEAHQMELIQVEEKISSYYKHKMDQLREQLSREKEDACLQERELARERFEKQLEREETTYQQLRRRLHCSFEEEKEQLVQEISWIKKEQLQKLKELNERKQEEIVTLQNQFIQEKEKLKIDHEFKIKALQEKLDKKHDAWEKEKNEEFAVLLGKREKDIKEQIKIEREVENEMVTKHLEEKVKLTKEECEQAAEVKLRKLTQKYEEKVKDLELSQNSILSKYNKVKCQLTELEDEKFQLESTVKYNATEMLELKQRNESFMKERENVVDIIRQEFSADLEQLRKEKEGLAKKIQQQKQLHEQELQKLVLDLKLAKISNEETLEELDNRVRHTLSKKETVISQLSLKLEASKTRANHLEKLLEQQRQELLGT